The following proteins come from a genomic window of Actinopolyspora saharensis:
- a CDS encoding cytochrome b encodes MSSITTPTKSESAVYRAASKQADEVDKRLQIAPGLRKQFNKVFPTHWSFLLGEVALYTFILLLLTGTYLAFFFDPSMAEVQYQGAYTNLRGIEMSRAFASTLDISFEVRGGMFARQVHHWAALLFMASIVAHMLRIFFTGAFRRPRETNWMIGILLFILGMFEGFTGYSLPDDLLSGTGVRIASGITMSIPVVGTWIHWILFGGEFPGTELIPRFYMMHIFLLPGIILGLIAVHLALVWYQKHTQFPGVRRKESNVVGVRILPVFATKGGGFFAIVTGVTAIMGGIFQINPIWHLGPYNASQVSAASQPDWYMIWTDGSSRLWPAWEVYLWGEYTIPAVFFPTVLFMGLIFTVALAYPMIERKLTGDDAHHNLLQRPRDVPVRTSLGAMALTFFSVLMISGANDIVAFQFDISLNAMTWIGRIGLLVAPPIAYYITYRLCLGLQKSDREVLEHGLETGIIRRLPHGEFVEVHQPLGPVDEHGHPEELEYQGAPVPKKMNKLGAAGKPVEGGWLKPDPSGETAALEAARAEDHAATDEHEEVPESEDSERGELVGGKARQPEE; translated from the coding sequence ATGAGTTCGATCACTACCCCGACAAAGTCGGAAAGTGCGGTTTACCGCGCGGCGAGCAAACAGGCCGACGAGGTGGACAAACGGCTCCAGATCGCGCCGGGGCTGCGCAAGCAGTTCAACAAGGTGTTCCCGACGCACTGGTCGTTCCTGCTGGGTGAGGTCGCCCTCTACACCTTCATCCTGCTGCTGCTGACCGGCACCTACCTGGCGTTCTTCTTCGACCCCTCGATGGCGGAGGTGCAGTACCAGGGCGCCTACACCAACCTGCGCGGCATCGAGATGTCCCGTGCCTTCGCCAGCACGCTGGACATCTCCTTCGAGGTGCGGGGCGGGATGTTCGCCAGGCAGGTGCACCACTGGGCCGCGCTGCTGTTCATGGCGTCGATCGTCGCCCACATGCTGCGCATCTTCTTCACGGGCGCCTTCCGGCGTCCGCGGGAGACCAACTGGATGATCGGCATCCTGCTGTTCATCCTCGGGATGTTCGAGGGGTTCACCGGATACTCGCTGCCGGACGACCTGCTCTCCGGCACCGGTGTGCGCATCGCCTCCGGGATCACGATGTCGATCCCCGTGGTCGGGACCTGGATCCACTGGATCCTGTTCGGCGGGGAGTTCCCCGGAACCGAGCTGATCCCGCGCTTCTACATGATGCACATCTTCCTCCTCCCGGGGATCATCCTCGGGTTGATCGCGGTGCACCTGGCTCTGGTCTGGTACCAGAAGCACACCCAGTTCCCCGGTGTGCGACGCAAGGAGAGCAACGTGGTCGGTGTGCGGATCCTGCCCGTCTTCGCCACGAAGGGCGGCGGCTTCTTCGCCATCGTCACCGGCGTCACGGCCATCATGGGCGGAATCTTCCAGATCAACCCGATCTGGCACCTCGGTCCGTACAACGCCTCGCAGGTCTCGGCCGCGTCCCAGCCGGACTGGTACATGATCTGGACGGACGGGTCCAGCCGGCTCTGGCCCGCCTGGGAGGTCTACCTGTGGGGCGAGTACACGATCCCCGCGGTGTTCTTCCCGACGGTGCTGTTCATGGGGCTGATCTTCACCGTGGCGCTGGCCTACCCGATGATCGAGCGCAAGCTCACCGGTGACGACGCGCATCACAACCTGCTGCAGCGTCCGAGGGACGTTCCGGTGCGCACGAGCCTCGGCGCCATGGCGCTGACGTTCTTCTCGGTGCTGATGATCTCGGGTGCCAACGACATCGTCGCCTTCCAGTTCGACATCTCGCTGAACGCGATGACCTGGATCGGTCGGATCGGTCTGCTGGTCGCCCCGCCGATCGCCTACTACATCACCTACCGGCTCTGCCTCGGTCTGCAGAAGTCCGATCGCGAGGTGCTGGAGCACGGTCTGGAAACGGGCATCATCAGGCGGCTGCCGCACGGGGAGTTCGTCGAGGTGCACCAGCCGCTCGGCCCCGTGGACGAGCACGGGCACCCGGAGGAGCTCGAGTACCAGGGGGCTCCGGTGCCGAAGAAGATGAACAAGCTGGGTGCCGCGGGCAAGCCGGTCGAGGGCGGCTGGCTCAAGCCCGACCCGAGCGGGGAGACGGCCGCGCTGGAGGCCGCCCGCGCGGAGGATCACGCGGCAACGGACGAGCACGAGGAAGTCCCGGAGTCGGAGGACTCCGAACGGGGCGAGCTCGTCGGTGGCAAGGCGCGTCAACCGGAGGAGTGA
- a CDS encoding DEDD exonuclease domain-containing protein codes for MSRLPESAQLSFADLGHPLREVTFVVVDLETTGKHHERDGITEIAAVKVRGGEVVEEFSTLVDPGRPVPAGVTAITGISDATLAGAPALDTALPAFLEFAEGCVLVAHNAPFDTGFLRAGCARLDLTWPNPSVVCTLRLSRRVLSRGRTPNHGLTALAETLGTTHSPAHRALQDARTTNEVLHALLGLLTPSGVHTLEDLLEYLSGVTAQQRRKRNLAADLPEKPGVYLFRGPNEEVLYVGTATNLRRRVGQYFTAGERRNKIGEMVALAERVEHITCAHPLEAEVRELRLLDAHRPWYNRRSKNQRKVWWVSLTEEPFPRLRISRAPARKSLGPFRTRNTALEAVEALHDVTGLRECTEHIPAAGAAARPCAVYELGRCGAPCAGHEAPREYESHVVPVREVLTGEGDSVLHRLRSEIDRLAADQRFEDAAEHRDRLAGLVRTLDRGQRLSALARIPELVAARPDGAGGWLFAVVRHGRLASAGTAPHGTPPLPVVDALRASGETVVPGEGPLFGAPPEEAHVVHRWLTAGDARMVRCDLPWAEPAGSAGKWRDWGDSASLARTPYPGVD; via the coding sequence ATGAGCCGGTTACCGGAGTCCGCCCAGCTGTCCTTCGCCGATCTGGGGCACCCCCTGCGCGAAGTCACCTTCGTGGTGGTGGATCTGGAGACCACGGGAAAGCACCACGAGCGGGACGGGATAACCGAGATAGCCGCGGTCAAGGTGCGCGGAGGCGAGGTCGTCGAGGAGTTCTCCACCCTGGTGGATCCCGGGCGCCCCGTGCCCGCGGGAGTCACGGCGATCACCGGGATCAGCGACGCCACGCTCGCCGGTGCCCCCGCGCTCGACACCGCGCTGCCCGCCTTCCTCGAGTTCGCGGAAGGCTGCGTGCTCGTGGCGCACAACGCGCCGTTCGACACGGGCTTCCTCCGCGCCGGATGCGCGCGGCTGGACCTGACCTGGCCGAACCCCTCCGTGGTGTGCACGCTCCGGCTCTCGCGGCGCGTCCTGTCCCGGGGCCGGACGCCGAACCACGGGCTGACCGCGCTCGCCGAAACGCTGGGAACCACTCACTCCCCCGCGCACCGGGCGCTGCAGGACGCCAGAACCACCAACGAGGTGCTGCACGCGCTGCTGGGACTGCTCACCCCCTCGGGGGTGCACACCCTGGAGGACCTGCTGGAGTACCTGTCCGGCGTGACCGCGCAGCAACGCCGCAAGCGGAACCTGGCCGCCGACCTGCCGGAGAAACCCGGCGTGTACCTGTTCCGCGGCCCGAACGAGGAGGTGCTCTACGTCGGCACGGCGACGAACCTGCGGCGCAGGGTCGGGCAGTACTTCACGGCGGGCGAGCGCAGGAACAAGATCGGGGAAATGGTCGCGCTCGCCGAGCGCGTCGAGCACATCACCTGCGCGCACCCGCTGGAGGCCGAGGTGCGCGAACTGCGCCTGCTCGACGCCCACCGCCCCTGGTACAACCGCAGGTCCAAGAACCAGCGCAAGGTCTGGTGGGTGTCGCTCACCGAGGAGCCCTTCCCGCGGTTGCGGATCTCCCGGGCACCCGCCCGGAAGTCACTCGGTCCCTTCCGCACCAGGAACACCGCGCTGGAAGCGGTCGAAGCACTGCACGACGTCACCGGGCTGCGCGAGTGCACCGAGCACATACCGGCGGCGGGCGCCGCCGCACGCCCCTGCGCGGTTTACGAGCTGGGGCGTTGCGGCGCGCCGTGCGCGGGCCACGAGGCCCCGCGGGAGTACGAATCCCACGTGGTCCCGGTGCGCGAAGTGCTCACCGGTGAGGGCGACTCCGTGCTGCACCGGCTCCGATCCGAGATCGACAGGCTCGCGGCGGACCAACGCTTCGAGGACGCGGCCGAGCACCGGGACCGCCTCGCCGGGCTCGTTCGCACGTTGGATCGCGGGCAGCGACTGTCGGCGCTGGCCCGGATACCGGAGCTGGTCGCCGCCCGGCCGGACGGAGCGGGGGGCTGGCTGTTCGCCGTGGTGCGGCACGGACGGCTGGCTTCCGCCGGGACGGCTCCGCACGGGACGCCCCCGTTGCCGGTGGTCGACGCCCTGCGGGCCTCGGGCGAGACCGTCGTGCCGGGCGAGGGACCGCTGTTCGGGGCTCCCCCCGAGGAGGCCCACGTCGTCCACAGGTGGCTGACCGCGGGCGACGCCAGAATGGTCCGCTGCGACCTCCCCTGGGCCGAACCAGCGGGCTCGGCCGGGAAGTGGCGCGACTGGGGCGATTCGGCCTCGCTGGCGCGCACCCCCTACCCGGGAGTCGACTGA
- a CDS encoding Lrp/AsnC family transcriptional regulator — protein MITAIVLIRTSAEYLTQAAQEIADIDGVAEVYSCAGDVDMIAMVRARAHEDIADIVPGRINKVAGVLDTDTHIAFRSYSKRDAEETFSIGLES, from the coding sequence GTGATTACCGCGATCGTGCTCATTCGGACCTCGGCCGAGTACCTCACCCAGGCCGCGCAGGAAATCGCGGACATCGACGGCGTGGCCGAGGTGTACTCCTGCGCCGGGGACGTGGACATGATCGCGATGGTGCGCGCACGGGCGCACGAGGACATCGCGGACATCGTTCCGGGCAGGATCAACAAGGTCGCCGGAGTGCTCGACACCGACACGCACATCGCGTTCCGCTCGTACTCCAAGAGGGATGCCGAGGAGACCTTCTCCATCGGCCTCGAGTCTTGA
- the trpD gene encoding anthranilate phosphoribosyltransferase, with product MRTATTTWPDLLNRLVSGETLESTETAWAMDQIMSGEATPARVAAFAVALRAKGETSSEILGMADAMVEHARPLEISQHAIDVVGTGGDRAGTVNISTMTSIVLAACGATVVKHGNRAASSSCGTADVLEELGVAIDLPPEDVHRCVSRLGIGFCFAALFHPAMKYAAGPRRELGIPTAFNVLGPLTNPARPGSGLIGCADRRMAPVMAEAFAHRGHSVLLVSGDDGMDEITTTTTNTVWVVGDGAVRRERIDPTDFDISLTAPDKLQGGDATVNARVVRELLAGARGPVRDAVLLNAAGALAAYNGPIADLGAALEDGLRRAAEAVDSGAADRLLQDWVALSAELRAEH from the coding sequence GTGCGAACTGCGACGACGACATGGCCCGATCTGCTGAACCGGCTCGTCTCCGGGGAAACTCTGGAAAGCACGGAGACGGCCTGGGCGATGGATCAGATCATGAGCGGTGAGGCCACCCCGGCCCGGGTGGCCGCGTTCGCGGTCGCGTTGCGCGCCAAGGGCGAAACGTCCTCGGAGATCCTCGGCATGGCCGACGCGATGGTCGAGCACGCACGTCCGCTGGAGATCTCCCAGCACGCGATCGACGTGGTGGGCACAGGAGGGGACCGCGCCGGAACGGTCAACATCTCGACCATGACCTCGATCGTGCTCGCCGCTTGCGGGGCCACCGTGGTCAAGCACGGCAACCGGGCCGCCTCGTCGAGCTGCGGCACCGCCGATGTGCTGGAAGAGCTCGGAGTGGCCATCGATCTGCCCCCGGAGGACGTCCACAGGTGCGTCTCGCGGCTCGGCATCGGATTCTGCTTCGCGGCCCTGTTCCACCCGGCCATGAAGTACGCGGCGGGACCCCGGCGCGAGCTCGGCATCCCCACCGCGTTCAACGTGCTCGGCCCGCTGACCAACCCCGCGCGTCCCGGTTCCGGGCTGATCGGTTGTGCCGACCGGCGGATGGCTCCGGTCATGGCCGAGGCCTTCGCCCACCGCGGTCACTCGGTACTGCTGGTCAGCGGGGACGACGGTATGGACGAGATCACCACGACCACGACGAACACCGTCTGGGTGGTCGGGGACGGTGCGGTGCGGCGGGAACGCATCGATCCCACGGACTTCGACATCTCGCTGACCGCCCCGGACAAGCTCCAGGGCGGTGACGCGACGGTCAACGCACGGGTCGTGCGTGAACTGCTGGCGGGCGCGCGGGGCCCCGTCCGGGACGCCGTGCTGTTGAACGCCGCAGGCGCTCTCGCCGCCTACAACGGCCCGATCGCTGATCTGGGGGCCGCTCTGGAGGACGGACTGCGCCGGGCGGCCGAGGCCGTCGACTCGGGAGCGGCGGACAGACTGCTGCAGGACTGGGTCGCGCTCTCCGCCGAACTGCGCGCGGAGCACTGA
- a CDS encoding cytochrome c oxidase subunit 3 produces the protein MRRVTTAAPSISQRVHSLNRPNMVSVGTIVWLASELMFFAGLFAMFFTVKAQNEGPWPPPPAELNVSYALPFTVILVASSFTCQWGVFAAERGDVYGLRRWYMLTLVMGLIFVLGQAGEYHTLVTEHHTTMASSAFGTVFYMTTGFHGLHVIGGLVAFVILMIRTRMSKFTPAQAVASIVVSYYWHFVDIVWIGLFLVIYLVP, from the coding sequence ATGCGTCGCGTGACAACGGCAGCGCCCTCAATCAGTCAACGCGTGCACTCGCTGAACCGCCCGAACATGGTCAGCGTGGGCACCATCGTTTGGTTGGCCAGCGAGCTGATGTTCTTCGCCGGGCTCTTCGCCATGTTCTTCACGGTGAAGGCCCAGAACGAGGGCCCGTGGCCACCGCCGCCCGCCGAGCTCAACGTGAGCTACGCCCTACCGTTCACCGTCATCCTGGTGGCGTCCTCGTTCACCTGCCAGTGGGGCGTTTTCGCGGCCGAGCGTGGTGACGTCTACGGGCTTCGTCGTTGGTACATGCTCACGCTCGTGATGGGCCTGATCTTCGTGCTGGGACAGGCCGGTGAGTACCACACGCTGGTCACCGAGCACCACACGACGATGGCGAGCTCGGCTTTCGGCACGGTCTTCTACATGACCACGGGCTTCCACGGTTTGCACGTGATCGGTGGCCTCGTCGCGTTCGTGATCCTGATGATCCGGACGCGGATGAGCAAGTTCACGCCGGCCCAGGCCGTGGCTTCGATCGTGGTGTCGTACTACTGGCACTTCGTCGACATCGTGTGGATCGGGCTCTTCCTGGTCATCTACCTGGTGCCATGA
- a CDS encoding c-type cytochrome, whose product MTTKKKRNRAGSKFRRRLSGVLALGIALVAAGGLYSVLLPEPQTATAAEDPSLVREGKELYESSCISCHGENLQGVEDRGPSLIGSGGAAVHFQVSTGRMPLMRHEAQAPRKPVDFSPKEIQALAAYAQSVGGGPKQPSAKGEQLQGDDPARGAELFRLNCASCHNFTGRGIALSAGKNAPNLDQATEQQIYEAMHTGPANMPKFSERQLTPDEKEDIIAYVKSVTDGNNNPGGNALGGYGPGPETVVAWVIGLGSLVGLTLWIGARA is encoded by the coding sequence ATGACCACCAAAAAGAAACGCAACCGCGCGGGTTCCAAGTTCCGGCGACGGCTTTCCGGTGTGCTGGCGCTCGGGATCGCCTTGGTGGCCGCGGGCGGCCTCTACAGCGTGCTGCTCCCCGAACCGCAGACCGCTACGGCGGCGGAGGATCCGTCACTGGTCCGGGAAGGCAAGGAACTCTACGAGAGCTCCTGCATCAGCTGTCACGGCGAGAACCTGCAGGGCGTTGAGGATCGGGGACCGAGCCTGATCGGATCCGGTGGTGCGGCCGTGCACTTCCAGGTCTCCACCGGTCGCATGCCGTTGATGCGCCACGAGGCCCAGGCTCCGCGCAAACCCGTGGACTTCTCCCCGAAGGAGATCCAGGCGCTCGCCGCCTATGCCCAGTCCGTCGGAGGCGGTCCGAAGCAGCCCTCGGCCAAGGGGGAGCAGCTGCAGGGCGACGACCCCGCGCGCGGTGCCGAGCTCTTCCGACTGAACTGCGCTTCCTGTCACAACTTCACCGGTCGGGGGATCGCGCTCTCCGCGGGCAAGAACGCACCGAACCTGGACCAGGCCACCGAGCAGCAGATCTACGAGGCGATGCACACCGGGCCGGCGAACATGCCGAAGTTCTCCGAACGTCAGCTCACCCCTGACGAGAAGGAGGACATCATCGCCTACGTGAAGTCGGTGACCGACGGCAACAACAACCCCGGTGGCAACGCGCTCGGTGGCTACGGGCCGGGGCCCGAGACGGTCGTGGCCTGGGTCATCGGGCTCGGTAGCCTCGTCGGCCTCACCCTGTGGATCGGAGCCAGGGCATGA
- a CDS encoding PPOX class F420-dependent oxidoreductase produces the protein MTTITDQVRSFLDQGGRTGKLGYLGADGRPLVAPVWFAVDGERIVLTTGTASAKAAALARDPRLTLCVDEQSAHTFVQIQANAETTDDPDEVLRVATTVAAYYVGAEKAEKVGEKIAGPGQLAVYLTPTRIVSSADLE, from the coding sequence ATGACGACGATCACGGATCAGGTGCGGTCCTTTCTGGATCAGGGCGGTCGCACGGGCAAGCTCGGCTACCTCGGTGCGGACGGGCGTCCGCTGGTGGCCCCCGTCTGGTTCGCGGTGGACGGGGAGCGGATCGTGCTCACCACCGGAACCGCCAGCGCAAAGGCCGCGGCCCTGGCCAGGGATCCACGTTTGACGTTGTGCGTGGACGAGCAGAGCGCGCACACCTTCGTGCAGATCCAGGCGAACGCGGAGACCACGGACGATCCGGACGAGGTCCTGCGCGTGGCCACCACCGTGGCCGCGTACTACGTGGGGGCGGAGAAGGCCGAGAAGGTCGGCGAGAAGATCGCGGGGCCGGGGCAGCTCGCCGTGTACCTCACGCCCACCCGGATCGTTTCCAGCGCCGACCTCGAGTGA
- a CDS encoding Rieske 2Fe-2S domain-containing protein, producing MSEQNSSEQHGGDSDNERIAGKGEQQPTEAELAEMSRDEKVRLGLAQDDVELVDYPDPWPVKGTRAERRAERAVAAWFSLAGFSALAFIGVFVFWPWRYVNPLADDRGHFLYSLYNPLIGFFLGLSILSVGIGAILYSKKFMPHEVAVQQRHDGHGSSELDRQTAAAELADAGSRSTIARRSLIKRTAGFGAGAFGLGTGVLVLGGMVKNPWAETGPDSLNHTGWMQTGGEKVYLRRNTGNAHEVSLVRAQDLSQGGFETVFPFRESERGNEEALLHALRRSDNPVMLIRLRPGDSPVERKGQEDFNYGDYYAYSKICTHLGCPTSLYEDQTGRLLCPCHQSQFDVANSYAKPVFGPATRALPQLPITVDEEGYFVAKSDFIEPIGPAYWERNS from the coding sequence ATGAGCGAGCAGAACAGCAGCGAACAGCACGGCGGTGACTCGGACAACGAGCGCATCGCAGGCAAGGGCGAACAGCAGCCGACCGAGGCGGAACTCGCGGAGATGAGTCGCGACGAGAAGGTCCGGCTCGGTCTGGCCCAGGACGACGTCGAACTCGTCGACTACCCCGACCCGTGGCCCGTCAAGGGGACCAGGGCCGAACGGCGCGCCGAACGCGCGGTCGCCGCGTGGTTCTCGCTGGCCGGGTTCTCGGCGCTGGCCTTCATCGGGGTCTTCGTCTTCTGGCCGTGGCGCTACGTCAACCCGCTGGCCGACGACCGGGGACACTTCCTGTACTCGCTGTACAACCCCCTGATCGGTTTCTTCCTCGGGCTGTCGATCCTCTCGGTGGGCATCGGCGCGATCCTGTACTCGAAGAAGTTCATGCCGCACGAGGTCGCCGTCCAGCAGCGGCACGACGGCCACGGTTCCTCCGAGCTGGACCGCCAGACGGCCGCGGCCGAGCTGGCCGACGCCGGTTCCCGGAGCACGATCGCCCGCCGCTCGCTGATCAAGCGCACCGCCGGTTTCGGTGCCGGGGCCTTCGGTCTGGGCACGGGCGTGCTGGTTCTCGGCGGAATGGTCAAGAACCCGTGGGCCGAGACCGGCCCCGACTCGCTCAACCACACCGGTTGGATGCAGACCGGCGGTGAGAAGGTCTACCTGCGGCGCAACACCGGCAACGCCCACGAGGTCTCGCTGGTGCGGGCGCAGGACCTCTCCCAGGGCGGATTCGAGACGGTGTTCCCGTTCCGCGAGTCCGAACGCGGGAACGAGGAGGCGTTGCTGCACGCCCTGCGTCGTTCCGACAACCCGGTCATGTTGATCCGGCTGCGGCCCGGCGACTCCCCCGTGGAGCGCAAGGGGCAGGAGGACTTCAACTACGGCGACTACTACGCCTACTCGAAGATCTGCACCCACCTGGGATGTCCGACCTCGTTGTACGAGGATCAGACCGGCAGGCTGCTCTGTCCCTGCCACCAGTCGCAGTTCGACGTGGCCAACAGCTATGCCAAGCCGGTCTTCGGGCCCGCTACGCGCGCTCTGCCGCAGTTGCCGATCACGGTTGACGAAGAGGGCTACTTCGTGGCGAAGAGCGACTTCATCGAGCCGATCGGTCCGGCCTACTGGGAGCGGAATTCATGA
- a CDS encoding NYN domain-containing protein — protein sequence MIPPTTGDNAEDPRAETDSAPAPEVGSTGGSAVDWDALPGPLCTRMAELAAAALGEMRAGDVPVSLRPVMRFAVAKRAKLGKSNLLAAMRDSAVFRATVLEWCRKNRPGVLEPWQSDPLAAATAAVLLGTVTAPHYVELIGYRTEHGKLRDRCDSAVSRAEKLAKENEQLRGELAEAREAAQRAEQHSGADADRLRKRLRQQGVQLKEYKDEVTRLRTELERITEVKDREVAEIAGERDRERGRALDERAKAQRADREAEVARQSAREARRGDEVRLALLLETLEGSVAGLRREIGANQRGDEISGPRPAETVSGVRAHSGTTDEVPDVAALDRLLALPAVHLIIDGYNVTKTGYPDLPLAEQRDRLAQQSAVLAARSGVEVTVVFDGANVVAVPNAGPRGVRVLFSEQGVQADDVIRGLVESEPRGRQLVVATSDREVVDSVRKRGAYAVASAVLLERINPA from the coding sequence GTGATACCGCCAACAACGGGCGACAACGCCGAGGACCCGCGCGCCGAGACGGACTCCGCCCCCGCTCCCGAAGTCGGGAGCACTGGGGGAAGCGCCGTCGACTGGGACGCGCTGCCCGGGCCGCTGTGCACGCGGATGGCCGAGTTGGCAGCGGCCGCTCTCGGTGAGATGCGCGCGGGCGACGTTCCGGTGTCGCTGCGTCCGGTGATGCGTTTCGCTGTTGCCAAGAGGGCGAAGCTGGGCAAGTCGAACCTGTTGGCGGCCATGCGGGACTCCGCCGTGTTCCGCGCCACGGTGCTGGAGTGGTGCAGGAAGAACAGACCCGGGGTGTTGGAGCCCTGGCAGTCGGACCCGCTGGCGGCGGCCACCGCCGCGGTGCTGCTGGGGACCGTGACGGCCCCGCACTACGTGGAGCTCATCGGGTACCGGACCGAGCACGGCAAGCTCCGCGATCGGTGCGACTCGGCCGTTTCGCGGGCCGAGAAGCTCGCGAAGGAGAACGAGCAGCTGCGCGGCGAGCTCGCCGAGGCCAGGGAAGCGGCCCAGCGTGCCGAGCAGCACAGCGGAGCCGACGCGGACCGGCTGCGCAAACGACTGCGGCAGCAGGGCGTCCAGCTCAAGGAGTACAAGGACGAGGTGACCCGCCTCAGGACCGAGCTGGAGCGGATCACCGAGGTCAAGGACAGGGAAGTGGCCGAGATAGCCGGGGAGCGCGACCGGGAGCGGGGACGCGCGCTGGACGAGCGGGCCAAGGCGCAACGTGCCGACCGCGAGGCGGAGGTGGCCAGGCAGTCGGCCCGGGAAGCCAGGCGCGGGGACGAGGTCAGACTGGCGCTGTTGCTGGAGACTCTGGAGGGGTCGGTGGCCGGGCTCCGGCGGGAGATCGGGGCCAACCAGCGTGGTGACGAGATCTCCGGCCCGCGACCTGCCGAGACGGTCTCGGGGGTCCGTGCGCACTCGGGAACCACGGACGAGGTGCCGGACGTGGCCGCGCTGGATCGGCTGCTGGCGCTGCCCGCCGTGCACCTGATCATCGACGGTTACAACGTCACCAAGACCGGCTATCCGGACCTTCCGCTGGCCGAGCAGCGGGACAGGTTGGCCCAGCAGTCCGCGGTGCTGGCCGCGCGTTCGGGCGTGGAGGTGACAGTCGTCTTCGACGGGGCGAACGTGGTGGCTGTGCCGAACGCGGGACCGCGCGGCGTGCGGGTGCTGTTCAGCGAGCAGGGGGTTCAGGCCGACGACGTGATCAGGGGGCTGGTCGAGTCCGAGCCCAGAGGGCGCCAGCTCGTGGTGGCCACATCGGACAGGGAAGTGGTGGACTCGGTGCGCAAGCGGGGGGCCTATGCTGTGGCCTCGGCGGTGCTGCTGGAGCGGATCAACCCGGCTTAG